One genomic region from Enoplosus armatus isolate fEnoArm2 chromosome 17, fEnoArm2.hap1, whole genome shotgun sequence encodes:
- the LOC139299976 gene encoding neurogenic differentiation factor 2-like isoform X2: MLTRLFSDPSLLPDVQKYSGWAEDSDDDESKIKDEDQDTQDDMEESHLRGGSRDHSEHAGEEDEDDGMEEEDDGEDTEGDRPKKRGPKKRKMTPARIERSKVRRVKANARERTRMHDLNSALDNLRKVVPCYSKTQKLSKIETLRLAKNYIWALSEILRSGKRPDVVSYVQTLCKGLSQPTTNLVAGCLQLNSRNFLTEQQCQDGGRYGSGSFSMHSYPYQCARLSSPHCQPGSNSHPLRTHGYCSTYDSVYGGSGSPEYNSPEYEAPLSPPLCVNGNFSLKHQASASPDNEKGYHYSMHYSGLPGSRPTGAHNLVFGSSGARSGIHSENVLPYHDMHLHQERPPVYDELNAFFHN; encoded by the coding sequence ATGTTGACGAGGCTTTTCAGTGACCCCTCACTGCTTCCCGATGTGCAGAAATACTCCGGCTGGGCGGAGGACAGCGACGACGATGAGTCCAAGATCAAAGACGAGGACCAGGACACCCAGGACGACATGGAAGAATCTCATCTGAGAGGAGGAAGCCGGGATCACTCCGAGCACGCCGGggaagaggacgaggacgacgggatggaggaagaggacgacGGAGAGGATACCGAGGGGGATAGACCCAAGAAAAGGGGCCCCAAGAAGCGCAAAATGACCCCGGCCCGGATCGAGCGCTCCAAGGTGAGGCGGGTGAAGGCCAACGCACGGGAGCGGACCCGCATGCACGACCTGAACTCTGCGCTTGACAATCTGCGTAAGGTGGTGCCCTGCTACTCCAAAACGCAAAAACTTTCCAAAATCGAGACGCTGCGGTTGGCCAAGAACTATATCTGGGCCCTGTCGGAGATATTGCGGTCTGGAAAAAGACCTGACGTTGTGTCCTACGTCCAGACGCTGTGCAAGGGACTCTCCCAGCCCACGACCAACCTGGTGGCGGGATGCCTGCAGCTAAACTCCCGTAACTTCCTAACCGAGCAACAGTGTCAGGACGGGGGGAGGTACGGGTCCGGGTCCTTCTCAATGCATTCCTACCCGTACCAGTGCGCGCGTCTCTCCAGCCCCCACTGCCAGCCGGGCTCGAACTCGCATCCACTGAGGACGCACGGCTACTGCTCGACTTACGACTCTGTGTACGGTGGGAGCGGGTCCCCGGAGTATAACAGCCCCGAGTATGAGGCGCCCCTCAGCCCGCCCCTGTGCGTCAATGGCAACTTTTCCCTGAAGCACCAAGCCTCTGCGTCCCCCGACAACGAGAAGGGGTACCACTACTCTATGCATTACTCCGGCCTGCCCGGCTCAAGACCCACCGGGGCCCATAACCTGGTGTTTGGCTCCTCGGGCGCCCGGAGCGGCATTCACTCTGAAAACGTCCTGCCTTACCATGACATGCACTTACACCAAGAA
- the LOC139299976 gene encoding neurogenic differentiation factor 2-like isoform X1, with protein MKGATMLTRLFSDPSLLPDVQKYSGWAEDSDDDESKIKDEDQDTQDDMEESHLRGGSRDHSEHAGEEDEDDGMEEEDDGEDTEGDRPKKRGPKKRKMTPARIERSKVRRVKANARERTRMHDLNSALDNLRKVVPCYSKTQKLSKIETLRLAKNYIWALSEILRSGKRPDVVSYVQTLCKGLSQPTTNLVAGCLQLNSRNFLTEQQCQDGGRYGSGSFSMHSYPYQCARLSSPHCQPGSNSHPLRTHGYCSTYDSVYGGSGSPEYNSPEYEAPLSPPLCVNGNFSLKHQASASPDNEKGYHYSMHYSGLPGSRPTGAHNLVFGSSGARSGIHSENVLPYHDMHLHQERPPVYDELNAFFHN; from the exons ATGAAAGG AGCCACAATGTTGACGAGGCTTTTCAGTGACCCCTCACTGCTTCCCGATGTGCAGAAATACTCCGGCTGGGCGGAGGACAGCGACGACGATGAGTCCAAGATCAAAGACGAGGACCAGGACACCCAGGACGACATGGAAGAATCTCATCTGAGAGGAGGAAGCCGGGATCACTCCGAGCACGCCGGggaagaggacgaggacgacgggatggaggaagaggacgacGGAGAGGATACCGAGGGGGATAGACCCAAGAAAAGGGGCCCCAAGAAGCGCAAAATGACCCCGGCCCGGATCGAGCGCTCCAAGGTGAGGCGGGTGAAGGCCAACGCACGGGAGCGGACCCGCATGCACGACCTGAACTCTGCGCTTGACAATCTGCGTAAGGTGGTGCCCTGCTACTCCAAAACGCAAAAACTTTCCAAAATCGAGACGCTGCGGTTGGCCAAGAACTATATCTGGGCCCTGTCGGAGATATTGCGGTCTGGAAAAAGACCTGACGTTGTGTCCTACGTCCAGACGCTGTGCAAGGGACTCTCCCAGCCCACGACCAACCTGGTGGCGGGATGCCTGCAGCTAAACTCCCGTAACTTCCTAACCGAGCAACAGTGTCAGGACGGGGGGAGGTACGGGTCCGGGTCCTTCTCAATGCATTCCTACCCGTACCAGTGCGCGCGTCTCTCCAGCCCCCACTGCCAGCCGGGCTCGAACTCGCATCCACTGAGGACGCACGGCTACTGCTCGACTTACGACTCTGTGTACGGTGGGAGCGGGTCCCCGGAGTATAACAGCCCCGAGTATGAGGCGCCCCTCAGCCCGCCCCTGTGCGTCAATGGCAACTTTTCCCTGAAGCACCAAGCCTCTGCGTCCCCCGACAACGAGAAGGGGTACCACTACTCTATGCATTACTCCGGCCTGCCCGGCTCAAGACCCACCGGGGCCCATAACCTGGTGTTTGGCTCCTCGGGCGCCCGGAGCGGCATTCACTCTGAAAACGTCCTGCCTTACCATGACATGCACTTACACCAAGAA